In Deferribacteraceae bacterium V6Fe1, one genomic interval encodes:
- a CDS encoding response regulator, producing the protein MYKVIIAEDEEKIALLHKSFLDDNPDFEVLAIANTIKETQKALEILNPDLILLDVYFPDGNGIELLKWIRQNNLLCDVILITAARETHALEQALKFGIYDYLVKPILLNRLEASL; encoded by the coding sequence ATGTATAAGGTTATAATTGCCGAAGACGAAGAAAAAATCGCTTTGCTACATAAATCTTTTTTAGACGATAATCCTGATTTTGAAGTACTTGCAATTGCAAACACCATTAAAGAAACACAAAAAGCACTGGAAATACTTAATCCCGACCTTATTTTGCTTGATGTCTATTTTCCGGACGGAAATGGAATAGAGCTGCTAAAATGGATACGTCAAAATAACCTATTATGTGATGTAATCTTGATTACTGCTGCAAGGGAAACACATGCATTGGAGCAGGCATTGAAGTTTGGAATATATGATTATCTCGTAAAACCTATACTTCTCAATAGGCTTGAAGCCTCTCTTTAA
- a CDS encoding TolC family protein, with protein sequence MRKVAFFLLLLLVAFANLSYATTIQELLNALKKQPDTQVDAVIHERFDLEKEKVTAKLFPQINIIGSYEYHNSPTNLRPMPPTEINPKTDSIPFSKSILRYGVEFNMPLFVKEIYTTKEKVMLEKKKFGLAKKINFIAREATVVNINSALEYVNKSIEYVDKRIQSLNQTKSDINVKVDNGRLPKSELYNIEGLIFELEKQKNNLLSKRIDLLSDIYVITGIKIEQPVPMEINKEDFGGESPQIKMYEKDIEVSNLDYKITKEKYLPSLYLGGSYVQNTGTAYNTDDHIERTYGSIMVNVKIPLFDRYILKDIRSKKIDIVKSQLKLAKIKREINSDIDKISSQIAIVNNNLEIAKSKIDSAEKLLEIGKVAYRNNRMTVEEYLRYEVNLLQAQKDFYETMAEKWKLLSQKALLNGVDLLEVIK encoded by the coding sequence ATGAGAAAAGTTGCGTTTTTTTTGCTTCTTTTGTTGGTGGCTTTTGCAAATTTATCTTATGCTACAACAATTCAGGAGTTACTTAATGCTTTGAAAAAGCAGCCTGATACGCAGGTAGATGCTGTTATTCATGAAAGGTTTGACTTGGAAAAAGAAAAAGTGACCGCAAAGTTATTCCCGCAAATCAATATTATAGGCTCATACGAATATCACAATTCACCTACAAATTTAAGACCTATGCCTCCTACTGAGATTAATCCTAAAACAGATTCGATACCTTTTTCTAAGAGTATATTGAGATATGGTGTTGAATTTAATATGCCACTTTTTGTTAAGGAGATTTACACGACAAAGGAAAAAGTAATGTTAGAAAAGAAAAAGTTTGGACTTGCTAAAAAGATAAATTTTATAGCGAGAGAGGCTACCGTAGTAAATATTAATTCAGCATTGGAATATGTGAATAAATCCATTGAATACGTTGACAAAAGGATTCAGTCGTTAAACCAAACTAAATCGGATATTAATGTTAAAGTTGATAATGGAAGATTACCTAAGTCGGAGCTTTACAATATTGAAGGGTTGATTTTTGAGTTGGAAAAGCAAAAAAATAATTTGCTAAGCAAGAGAATTGATTTGTTAAGTGATATTTATGTTATTACGGGAATTAAGATAGAGCAACCTGTCCCTATGGAAATAAATAAAGAAGATTTTGGCGGAGAGAGCCCTCAAATAAAAATGTATGAAAAGGATATTGAAGTTTCAAATCTTGATTACAAGATAACAAAAGAGAAATATTTGCCTTCCTTATATTTAGGTGGGTCATATGTGCAAAACACCGGTACGGCATACAATACTGATGACCATATCGAAAGGACATACGGCTCAATAATGGTAAATGTAAAAATACCTTTATTTGACAGGTATATCTTAAAAGATATTAGGTCAAAGAAGATAGATATTGTAAAAAGCCAGCTTAAGTTGGCTAAAATTAAAAGAGAAATAAATTCTGATATTGATAAAATTAGCAGTCAAATAGCTATCGTCAATAACAATCTTGAAATAGCAAAATCAAAGATAGATAGTGCAGAAAAGTTATTGGAAATAGGTAAAGTGGCTTATAGAAATAATAGAATGACAGTTGAAGAATATTTGCGCTATGAGGTTAATTTGCTACAGGCGCAAAAAGACTTTTATGAAACTATGGCGGAGAAATGGAAATTGTTGTCACAAAAGGCATTATTAAACGGAGTTGACTTATTAGAGGTGATAAAATGA
- a CDS encoding efflux RND transporter periplasmic adaptor subunit, whose protein sequence is MKNLKAIITILIVLVVVGLGFKILKQRKTELKKAETAQIIPSNVQVQKLSKEHVILTIPALGLVKSNINSTVSTKVTGRVINVLRDKGDFVKRGELLAEIDNEDIKAKRSSVNLEIINTENSIQSIKGEIQALKIKLNNLLDTHRRTKELLDVQGASIEQYNNEESLIASTKSQLNSTENLLKTTENKIEILKNNLTELNNLLTYTKVISPVSGIISEKLINTGEVAYSGKPLFKLSSNKDLYIEVKIPADIKANKAYFNDKSYKLIPLYSTVNGIRLYKLDGAFDDLTEGEYVDVKLVTFEGEEILLPHEAILNTDKDPYIFLLDGNNKVTQLSVKIKGSGSEGVVLNEDLDNKTIILAMPDILLKIAAGNPINIINR, encoded by the coding sequence ATGAAAAATTTAAAAGCAATTATTACTATTTTAATAGTTTTGGTAGTTGTCGGATTAGGTTTTAAAATATTAAAACAGAGAAAAACAGAGCTGAAAAAGGCCGAAACCGCACAGATAATCCCCTCAAATGTGCAAGTTCAAAAATTAAGTAAAGAACACGTTATACTTACAATTCCCGCTTTAGGTCTTGTAAAATCAAATATTAATTCTACTGTTTCTACAAAAGTTACTGGAAGGGTTATAAATGTTTTGAGAGACAAGGGGGATTTTGTAAAAAGAGGTGAATTATTGGCTGAAATTGACAATGAAGATATTAAGGCAAAAAGATCAAGCGTAAATCTTGAAATTATAAATACCGAAAACAGTATCCAGTCAATAAAAGGCGAGATACAGGCTCTTAAAATAAAACTAAACAATTTATTGGATACTCATCGCAGGACAAAAGAGTTGTTAGATGTGCAAGGTGCATCAATAGAGCAATACAATAATGAAGAAAGTTTAATAGCATCAACAAAATCTCAGCTGAATAGTACAGAAAATTTATTAAAAACAACTGAGAACAAAATTGAAATATTGAAAAATAATCTTACCGAACTTAATAATTTGTTGACATATACCAAAGTTATATCCCCTGTGAGCGGTATAATATCCGAAAAACTTATAAATACCGGGGAGGTGGCTTATTCCGGCAAACCGCTTTTCAAATTATCGTCCAATAAGGATTTGTACATAGAAGTTAAAATACCTGCCGATATAAAAGCTAATAAGGCTTATTTTAATGATAAAAGCTATAAATTAATTCCACTTTACTCAACAGTCAATGGGATTAGACTTTATAAGCTTGATGGCGCTTTTGATGATTTAACAGAAGGGGAGTATGTCGATGTAAAATTGGTTACATTTGAGGGTGAGGAGATTCTTCTTCCTCATGAAGCCATCTTAAATACAGATAAAGACCCTTATATATTCTTGCTGGATGGTAATAACAAGGTTACTCAATTATCTGTCAAAATAAAGGGAAGCGGGTCAGAAGGGGTTGTTTTGAATGAAGATTTGGACAATAAAACTATTATCCTTGCTATGCCTGACATTTTGCTAAAAATTGCAGCCGGCAATCCAATAAACATTATAAACAGATAG
- the ruvA gene encoding Holliday junction branch migration protein RuvA: MIYRVKGVLLEKTPGKAVVETGNIAVECFISINTFSKLPDIGEQVSLFTHLIIKEEVVALYGFENIEEKKVFLLLNKVSKVGPKLALSILSGIEFSELKEVIASKNILKLSSIPGIGKKTAERIILELKDSFVAEKVDSGQMYDNNAYDDVLSALVNLGYKKADCINIIKKVGKPDSSFEELLKNSLKELAK; encoded by the coding sequence TTGATTTACAGGGTTAAGGGGGTATTGCTCGAAAAAACTCCCGGAAAAGCAGTCGTTGAAACAGGCAATATTGCTGTTGAATGTTTTATAAGTATCAATACTTTTTCAAAATTACCAGATATTGGGGAGCAAGTCAGTCTTTTTACACATCTTATTATAAAAGAAGAGGTGGTAGCGCTTTATGGCTTTGAAAATATAGAAGAAAAGAAAGTATTTTTATTGCTGAATAAAGTGTCAAAAGTTGGGCCAAAGTTAGCCCTTTCAATATTATCCGGTATAGAATTTAGCGAGCTTAAAGAGGTCATCGCCTCAAAAAATATTTTAAAGTTGTCATCAATACCAGGAATTGGCAAGAAAACTGCTGAAAGGATAATTTTGGAATTAAAAGACAGCTTTGTGGCAGAAAAGGTTGATTCAGGTCAGATGTATGATAATAATGCATATGACGATGTGCTAAGTGCACTTGTAAATCTTGGGTACAAGAAAGCTGATTGTATCAATATAATAAAAAAGGTTGGAAAACCTGATTCTTCATTCGAAGAGCTTCTCAAAAATTCACTTAAAGAGCTTGCGAAGTAG
- a CDS encoding AbrB family transcriptional regulator: MEKVIVVCLFGIIGGIFFAKMNYPGGAIVGSMLFSGIVSMIFTQQIVITGNISLIIQIILGISLGVTFDRSFLGMIVKVTPLAVVSTVMLLLVAIGMAYVARRLNIIDFATALFGFSPGGMSGMSLLAQSEGHKTQVVAFLHTVRIFTLFIVVPIISRLIR; the protein is encoded by the coding sequence ATGGAAAAAGTTATTGTTGTTTGCCTTTTTGGAATAATAGGCGGAATATTTTTTGCAAAGATGAATTACCCTGGTGGAGCCATTGTCGGCTCCATGCTTTTTTCTGGAATTGTATCTATGATTTTTACCCAACAAATTGTAATTACAGGAAACATAAGCCTTATTATTCAAATTATACTGGGGATATCACTTGGTGTAACTTTTGACAGAAGTTTTTTGGGGATGATTGTAAAGGTTACTCCACTGGCTGTTGTGAGCACTGTGATGTTGCTTCTTGTTGCAATAGGGATGGCGTATGTCGCAAGACGGCTTAATATTATCGATTTCGCGACCGCTCTTTTCGGATTTTCTCCGGGTGGGATGTCTGGGATGAGTTTGTTGGCTCAGTCAGAAGGGCACAAAACGCAGGTAGTGGCATTTTTACACACAGTAAGGATATTTACGCTTTTTATAGTAGTACCTATTATTAGTAGGCTTATCAGATGA
- a CDS encoding tripartite tricarboxylate transporter permease, whose translation MEVLSLLYNGFTVALTAMNLGLALLGALLGTLFGALPGLGPINGVALLLPIAYTIGLPPESSLILLAGIYYGAEYGGRISSILLNVPGDAGAVFTTLEGFPLSQKGLGGPALALSGLASFIGGTLAVIGLTFFGPLMSKFAISFGPPEYFVLMVFAFSTITVLMGKRPVKSLISVVIGLILAVVGVDSTTGVLRYTFNEPELYDGFEFLTVVVGFFAVSEVLLMLEHYNSDTFQLPKIERVYISLKDFLICKWAILRSAIIGFVIGVLPGTGASIASAVSYTLEKKLSDKEGTFGNGDYRGLAAPESANNASAGGALVPMLTLGIPGSGTTAVLLGALMLYNINPGPMLFTEQPKLVWGLIASMYIGNIMLLVINLPLVKVFTKILQIPYWILVPSVVVLAFVGVYSVNLSTYSLMIAIILGVLGYILRKLNYSMAPIILGFVLGEIMEDNLRRALSMSGGEYGIFFEGRINIVLWILVAAMLIMPIVIKIVKKKYFKS comes from the coding sequence ATGGAAGTTTTATCCTTATTATATAATGGTTTTACAGTAGCATTAACTGCGATGAATCTTGGGTTGGCTCTTTTGGGGGCGTTGCTTGGGACTCTGTTTGGTGCGTTGCCCGGCTTAGGCCCAATAAATGGTGTGGCACTTTTATTACCTATTGCATACACAATTGGCCTTCCACCTGAATCCTCACTGATTTTACTGGCAGGGATTTATTACGGTGCAGAATATGGCGGCAGGATTTCAAGTATTTTGCTCAATGTGCCAGGGGATGCCGGTGCGGTATTTACTACCCTTGAAGGTTTTCCTTTATCTCAAAAGGGGCTTGGAGGACCTGCACTTGCACTGTCAGGTTTGGCATCTTTTATAGGTGGCACGCTTGCAGTTATAGGCTTAACCTTTTTTGGGCCGTTAATGTCTAAATTTGCTATTAGCTTTGGTCCTCCAGAGTATTTCGTGCTGATGGTTTTTGCTTTTTCAACCATTACAGTTCTTATGGGGAAGAGACCGGTTAAAAGTTTGATTAGCGTTGTGATAGGGCTTATACTGGCTGTTGTAGGTGTAGATTCTACTACCGGCGTTTTAAGATATACATTTAATGAGCCTGAGCTTTATGATGGATTTGAATTTTTAACAGTTGTGGTAGGTTTTTTTGCGGTGAGCGAAGTGTTGTTAATGCTTGAGCATTACAACAGTGATACATTTCAGTTACCTAAAATAGAAAGGGTGTATATTAGCCTGAAAGACTTTTTGATATGTAAATGGGCAATTCTGCGGTCTGCCATAATAGGGTTTGTGATAGGTGTTTTGCCTGGTACAGGGGCATCTATTGCCAGTGCCGTTTCGTATACACTTGAAAAAAAATTATCCGATAAAGAGGGGACTTTCGGTAATGGTGACTACCGCGGGCTTGCAGCACCTGAGAGTGCTAACAATGCTTCAGCCGGTGGTGCGCTTGTCCCAATGCTTACTCTTGGAATACCTGGTAGTGGCACTACGGCGGTACTTTTAGGTGCATTGATGCTTTATAATATAAATCCAGGACCAATGCTGTTTACCGAGCAACCAAAACTTGTATGGGGTCTTATAGCTTCAATGTATATCGGTAATATTATGCTGTTGGTTATAAACTTGCCTCTGGTAAAGGTTTTTACGAAAATATTGCAAATACCTTATTGGATACTAGTCCCATCGGTTGTAGTGCTTGCTTTTGTAGGGGTGTATTCAGTTAATTTGAGCACATATTCTCTGATGATCGCTATAATTCTTGGTGTGCTAGGTTATATATTGAGAAAACTTAATTATTCAATGGCACCTATTATTCTTGGTTTTGTGCTTGGCGAGATTATGGAGGATAACCTAAGAAGAGCACTTTCAATGAGTGGCGGAGAATACGGGATATTTTTTGAAGGTAGGATTAATATAGTCTTGTGGATTTTGGTTGCGGCAATGCTTATCATGCCAATAGTTATTAAAATAGTTAAGAAAAAATATTTTAAGAGTTAA
- a CDS encoding tripartite tricarboxylate transporter TctB family protein, which yields MIDRIFALFLMVLAAFIGGYGLTFDVPFSYDPLGPKAFPVALGVLLFILSFIVFIKPADIKAGSKSSILRGIFFIGILVFYQLSFNFLGFLVSTTITVYFIAKLFKGKTLQSIITAVCISFSVYVIFDVILQIPLPLGKIIEKMIG from the coding sequence ATGATAGACAGAATATTTGCATTGTTTTTAATGGTTTTAGCCGCCTTTATCGGCGGCTACGGCCTTACTTTTGATGTCCCTTTTTCTTATGACCCGCTTGGGCCTAAGGCTTTCCCGGTTGCCCTTGGTGTATTGCTTTTTATTTTATCATTTATTGTATTCATAAAACCGGCGGATATCAAAGCTGGTTCAAAAAGCAGTATACTAAGAGGAATTTTTTTTATTGGTATATTAGTGTTTTATCAATTGAGCTTTAACTTTCTTGGTTTTTTGGTGTCAACTACTATTACAGTTTATTTTATTGCAAAACTTTTTAAGGGGAAGACATTGCAATCTATAATCACTGCTGTCTGTATAAGCTTTTCGGTATATGTGATATTTGACGTGATTCTTCAAATTCCGCTTCCTCTTGGGAAAATAATTGAAAAGATGATTGGGTGA
- a CDS encoding tripartite tricarboxylate transporter substrate binding protein — MGKVLRFILTAVFMLSLSVTSFAFELSKPLCLAPAKPGGGFDLTCRLVSNSLLASKLIDKPMMVNFMPGGVGAVAYNHVIGQRPDDAEMIVAVSTGSALNIAQGKFGKFTEDDVRWLAALGADYGAIIVRADAKWNTLGELIEDLKKNPKGYVLGSGGSIGSQDWFKAALIAKQAGINPKDMRYVAFEGGGEALAALLGGHIQIYPGDIAEFSGQYDSGKYKVLAVLAEERLPGKFNNIPTAKEQGYDVVWTIWRGYYMGPKVTDEQYNYWVDLLNRLVKTDEFKKEREARGLYPFTKIGKEFDDYIKKDVKRFKELAKEAGLIK, encoded by the coding sequence ATGGGTAAAGTGTTAAGATTTATTTTAACTGCAGTTTTTATGTTGTCTCTTTCAGTAACATCATTTGCTTTTGAGTTATCAAAACCGTTGTGTCTTGCACCGGCAAAACCAGGTGGCGGATTTGACCTTACTTGCAGGTTGGTCTCAAACTCATTATTGGCATCAAAGCTCATTGACAAACCGATGATGGTAAACTTTATGCCGGGTGGTGTAGGGGCAGTTGCCTATAACCACGTTATCGGGCAGCGTCCTGATGATGCTGAAATGATTGTAGCTGTAAGCACAGGCTCAGCACTAAACATTGCACAAGGTAAATTTGGTAAATTTACTGAAGATGATGTAAGATGGCTTGCAGCACTTGGCGCTGATTATGGTGCCATTATCGTAAGGGCGGATGCAAAATGGAATACACTTGGCGAGCTTATTGAAGATTTGAAGAAAAATCCTAAAGGTTACGTACTTGGCTCAGGTGGCTCTATTGGGAGTCAGGACTGGTTTAAAGCTGCATTAATTGCCAAGCAGGCAGGTATTAATCCAAAAGATATGAGATATGTGGCATTTGAAGGTGGTGGAGAAGCATTGGCCGCACTTTTGGGTGGACATATTCAAATATATCCCGGAGATATCGCAGAATTTTCCGGTCAATATGACTCAGGGAAGTATAAAGTATTGGCAGTGCTTGCTGAGGAAAGACTTCCCGGCAAATTTAACAACATCCCTACAGCAAAAGAACAAGGTTATGATGTAGTATGGACAATTTGGAGAGGCTACTACATGGGGCCAAAGGTAACTGATGAACAATATAACTACTGGGTTGACCTTTTAAACAGACTTGTAAAAACCGATGAGTTTAAAAAGGAAAGGGAAGCAAGAGGGCTTTATCCGTTTACAAAAATCGGGAAAGAATTTGATGATTATATAAAGAAAGATGTTAAGAGATTTAAAGAATTAGCTAAAGAAGCAGGACTGATTAAATGA
- the ybaK gene encoding Cys-tRNA(Pro) deacylase has product MAKVKYPKTNAIRFLEENKVPFEGYFYKYEERGGTKVSARELGVDEHIIVKTIIMEDDNKKPFIVLMHGDKEISTKNLARILNVKSVSPCSPETANKHSGYVVGGTSPFGTRKNMPVFMEKSILDLEYIFINGGKRGFLVKIDPKDVQKILNATIVEVGIDG; this is encoded by the coding sequence ATGGCAAAGGTAAAATATCCTAAAACAAACGCGATAAGATTTTTGGAAGAAAACAAAGTCCCTTTCGAAGGATATTTTTATAAATATGAAGAAAGGGGCGGCACTAAAGTATCCGCAAGAGAGTTGGGTGTAGATGAGCATATTATCGTAAAAACGATAATTATGGAAGATGATAATAAAAAACCATTTATAGTCTTAATGCATGGTGACAAAGAAATTTCCACCAAAAATCTTGCACGAATATTAAATGTCAAAAGTGTATCCCCTTGCTCTCCAGAAACCGCCAATAAGCACTCTGGTTATGTCGTAGGTGGCACATCACCCTTTGGCACAAGAAAAAATATGCCGGTATTTATGGAAAAATCTATATTGGATTTGGAATATATTTTTATTAACGGCGGCAAGAGAGGCTTTCTCGTAAAAATAGATCCTAAAGATGTGCAAAAAATATTAAATGCGACAATTGTTGAAGTAGGGATAGATGGATAA
- a CDS encoding Spo0B domain-containing protein, translated as MLSIFWMKKYLLKILHLTFKKFFQNIRLKSLSAKLIFTTSALVIFALFLSFINFGKVIKEILQTEGTKKALSVSITLSNTPDIITIFKTERTDGETEKMLDSIKLKTGIKFILLKTPKKTIYFDNDDIILTTEDEDLLTYKYGKYFTKSIYIDNKRYTIAQTPVYFENSILGLVSVAFEEQSFKAVLSNYSKKLFSFVYLIIMITIVVAMIVSFKIKYSLLGFEPKELSFLFLEKDAIINSAREAILAIDINKNLRLFNAVAQSYFNINNSKKVLPIELENIMETSISQNTDIYDKEIIINKEAYICNISPIIKNNLTLGAVATCRKKDEIDKLVIELTKVKKYSETLRQKKHEFSNLLHLIYGYVQTKNYESIKNILFETGEYDSNIIQNLRNKINDPTLLAVLIGKYYYALENGVKIIFDEDCYIASTLNENIAQKLPTILGNIINNAIDEAKHSAEKKVWISGTDVGRELIIEVEDSGRGINERDIEKLFQKGYTTKKQYGNIGYGLYLVKKELEEIGGSISVSNTNNGALFTVYLPLK; from the coding sequence TTGTTAAGTATATTTTGGATGAAAAAGTATCTTCTTAAAATTCTACATCTTACTTTTAAAAAGTTTTTTCAAAATATCAGGCTTAAAAGCTTATCTGCCAAACTTATATTCACAACATCTGCGCTTGTAATTTTTGCTCTCTTTTTATCATTTATAAATTTTGGCAAAGTAATCAAAGAAATCCTTCAAACCGAAGGGACAAAAAAAGCGCTATCTGTTTCTATTACTCTGTCAAATACTCCTGACATTATAACTATATTTAAAACCGAAAGGACTGACGGTGAAACTGAAAAGATGCTTGATTCAATCAAACTTAAAACCGGTATAAAATTTATACTGCTAAAAACTCCTAAGAAAACCATTTACTTTGATAATGACGATATAATTTTAACCACCGAAGATGAAGATTTGCTGACCTATAAATACGGCAAATACTTCACTAAATCGATTTACATAGACAATAAAAGATATACTATCGCTCAAACACCCGTTTACTTTGAAAATTCAATTTTGGGTCTTGTTAGTGTTGCTTTTGAAGAGCAGTCATTCAAAGCAGTCCTATCAAATTATTCAAAAAAATTATTTTCATTTGTATACTTAATCATAATGATTACAATAGTTGTCGCAATGATCGTTTCATTCAAAATTAAGTATTCCCTTTTAGGTTTTGAACCAAAAGAGTTAAGCTTTTTATTTTTAGAGAAGGATGCCATTATAAACTCCGCTAGGGAGGCAATACTTGCAATCGACATAAATAAAAATCTGCGTCTTTTCAATGCGGTGGCACAATCATATTTTAATATAAACAACTCAAAGAAGGTTTTGCCGATTGAGCTTGAAAATATCATGGAAACTTCTATATCTCAAAATACAGACATATATGACAAAGAAATCATCATTAATAAAGAAGCATATATTTGCAATATTTCTCCGATTATTAAAAATAACCTTACACTTGGGGCTGTTGCAACCTGCAGAAAAAAAGATGAAATTGATAAACTTGTGATCGAACTTACAAAAGTTAAAAAATACTCAGAAACATTAAGACAAAAAAAACACGAGTTTTCAAACCTTTTACATTTGATTTACGGATATGTTCAGACCAAAAACTATGAAAGTATTAAAAATATACTATTTGAAACAGGTGAATATGACAGCAATATAATACAAAACCTGAGAAATAAAATAAATGATCCGACGCTGTTGGCAGTATTAATTGGAAAATATTACTATGCTTTGGAAAACGGAGTAAAAATAATATTTGATGAAGATTGCTACATCGCATCTACTCTTAATGAAAATATTGCTCAAAAACTTCCAACAATACTTGGAAATATTATTAATAATGCTATTGATGAGGCAAAACATTCTGCCGAAAAAAAAGTGTGGATTTCAGGCACGGATGTCGGACGTGAGCTGATAATTGAGGTGGAAGATTCCGGACGCGGAATCAATGAAAGGGATATTGAAAAATTGTTTCAAAAAGGGTACACTACCAAAAAACAATATGGAAATATAGGATACGGTTTGTATCTGGTAAAGAAGGAATTAGAAGAAATCGGAGGTTCCATAAGCGTATCAAATACCAATAACGGTGCACTTTTCACCGTTTATTTGCCGCTTAAATGA
- a CDS encoding HAD-IA family hydrolase → MDNILVIFDMDGTLVDTRADITISINYVRKTKNLPPLTEEEVIKIINFKREELAKQLYHTETYMPEDRAIFEEHYKQQCTKNVKPYKGIVDLLDFLKSSGMRLSVATNAPTKFGERILNAAKIDHYFDHIVGSCKVEKAKPDPDMIYLIQDLYSDKTLSKKFLVGDNHTDINAAKNANIPSIFVKWGYGSFDGVAPDFTAESPEEIVKYILDEKVSS, encoded by the coding sequence ATGGATAACATACTTGTAATATTTGACATGGATGGCACATTAGTTGACACACGAGCCGACATAACGATTTCCATAAATTATGTAAGAAAAACTAAGAATCTTCCGCCGCTAACTGAAGAAGAAGTTATAAAAATAATTAATTTCAAACGTGAAGAACTTGCAAAACAATTATACCACACAGAAACATATATGCCTGAAGACAGAGCAATATTTGAAGAGCATTATAAGCAGCAGTGCACTAAAAATGTCAAACCATACAAAGGGATAGTTGATTTGCTCGATTTTTTGAAAAGCAGCGGTATGAGACTTTCCGTTGCGACAAATGCACCCACAAAATTTGGAGAAAGAATACTAAATGCAGCAAAAATTGACCATTACTTTGACCATATAGTCGGCTCATGCAAAGTCGAAAAGGCAAAACCTGACCCTGACATGATTTATCTGATACAAGACCTTTACTCTGATAAAACTCTGAGCAAAAAATTTCTTGTGGGGGATAATCATACTGACATAAATGCAGCAAAAAATGCAAACATACCATCTATTTTTGTTAAATGGGGCTACGGCAGCTTTGATGGTGTCGCACCGGACTTTACGGCTGAATCACCTGAGGAAATTGTTAAGTATATTTTGGATGAAAAAGTATCTTCTTAA
- the ruvC gene encoding crossover junction endodeoxyribonuclease RuvC: protein MNIIGIDPGLNNTGVGVLKIENKTLTCLYHNVIKTDSKKSLPERLDTICSKLNEILTEYSPKYAAVEDVFFSVNIKSALLLGHTRGAIMATLLNKDVKVYEFTALQIKKSVVGYGKADKEQVKKMVELHLNLKLDKVKYDVSDALGCALCLGLNLTGGYFDLQG from the coding sequence TTGAACATTATAGGGATAGATCCTGGATTAAACAATACTGGGGTGGGTGTTTTAAAAATAGAGAATAAAACACTCACCTGTCTTTATCATAATGTCATAAAGACCGATTCAAAAAAAAGCCTGCCGGAAAGGCTCGATACTATTTGCAGTAAATTAAATGAGATTTTGACCGAATATAGTCCTAAATATGCCGCTGTGGAAGATGTGTTTTTTTCCGTAAATATCAAAAGTGCACTGCTCCTTGGCCATACAAGAGGAGCCATTATGGCAACACTTCTTAACAAAGATGTCAAAGTGTATGAATTTACCGCTTTACAGATAAAAAAGTCGGTAGTAGGCTATGGTAAGGCTGACAAAGAGCAGGTAAAAAAGATGGTGGAGTTGCATCTGAATTTAAAACTTGATAAAGTAAAATATGATGTATCCGATGCATTGGGTTGTGCCCTCTGTCTTGGATTAAATCTCACCGGAGGATACTTTGATTTACAGGGTTAA
- a CDS encoding HTH domain-containing protein, giving the protein MKTIDSFLSASELGDILGINRTTARRYLEYLSAVGLVNVDSQYGTIGRPEKRYKLI; this is encoded by the coding sequence ATGAAAACTATAGATTCATTTTTGTCCGCGTCTGAACTGGGTGATATTTTGGGAATTAACAGGACAACGGCAAGAAGATATCTTGAATACCTCTCAGCCGTTGGTCTTGTAAATGTTGACTCTCAATACGGTACAATAGGCAGACCTGAAAAAAGATACAAGCTCATCTGA